A genomic region of Arachis stenosperma cultivar V10309 chromosome 9, arast.V10309.gnm1.PFL2, whole genome shotgun sequence contains the following coding sequences:
- the LOC130951794 gene encoding uncharacterized protein LOC130951794, which yields MAHNLFEGLPPPQHHDDPEPPQRQQKPHLNFPSTANNDAESSQVAAAAPPSKPILKSALKRPNHTPSDTQAAAPKKSLKFKTSTDASEEQVIKAMKKITSHIKNPAKVNKAAKLAIQLIQSGSVKSGTSDYFFAILEAAMLSSTPCTDPSVRADYHSLFMEAQSTKEHLNKKQRNQLAAWTIMAVVANDLYTDDSFVFSKAAGQIKDAISSLPVATKDDDAEEAMSLEDNTNVADEDSKTRAKDKDNNDEDQADPFGLDALLHESTKKGEKLKTKNEGAVKIKEDEEETKRFLKSQREALITCLEIAARRYKTPWCQTVIDILVKHAFDNVARFTARQRDAIGKLWASIREQLTCRKQGKSVNGKLDVNAFEWLQQKYAGEKISIRHSVGGSGDRRAQQWLG from the exons ATGGCACACAACCTATTCGAGGGATTGCCTCCACCTCAACACCATGATGATCCTGAACCGCCGCAGCGACAACAAAAACCGCATCTCAATTTTCCCAGCACCGCTAACAACGACGCGGAGTCCTCTCAAGTTGCAGCAGCAGCACCACCATCGAAGCCAATTCTCAAGAGTGCCCTCAAGCGCCCAAACCATACTCCGTCTGACACTCAAG CTGCAGCACCAAAAAAAAGCTTGAAATTTAAAACCTCTACGGATGCTTCTGAAGAACAGGTTATTAAGGCCATGAAGAAGATAACTTCCCACATCAAGAACCCTGCAAAGGTCAACAAGGCTGCGAAGCTTGCTATACAGCTGATTCAATCTGGAAGTGTAAAGTCTGGAACTAGTGATTATTTTTTTGCCATATTAGAAGCTGCAATGTTATCATCTACACCTTGTACAGATCCTTCGGTGCGGGCTGACTATCATTCTCTGTTCATGGAAGCACAAAGCACCAAAGAA CACCTCAATAAGAAACAAAGGAATCAACTGGCAGCATGGACAATAATGGCCGTGGTAGCAAATGATTTATACACAGATGACAGCTTTGTG TTCTCAAAAGCAGCTGGACAAATCAAGGATGCTATATCTAGTCTTCCTGTTGCAACAAAGGATGATGATGCAGAGGAAGCAATGTCTCTGGAAGACAATACAAATGTGGCAGATGAAGATAGTAAAACACGTGCCAAAGACAAGGATAATAATGATGAGGATCAAGCTGACCCATTTGGGCTTGATGCACTGCTTCATGAATCCACAAAGAAAGGTGAAAAATTAAAGACAAAGAATGAGGGAGCTGTGAAGATAAAGGAGGATGAGGAAGAAACAAAGAGATTCCTCAAGTCACAAAGAGAAGCCCTGATAACTTGTTTAGAGATTGCGGCTCGGCGTTATAAAACACCATG GTGCCAAACCGTGATTGATATTTTGGTAAAGCATGCCTTTGATAATGTGGCTAGATTTACAGCACGTCAAAGGGATGCTATTGGGAAATTGTGGGCTTCCATAAGGGAGCAACTAACATGCAGGAAGCAAGGGAAGTCAGTTAATGGAAAACTCGACGTAAATGCTTTTGAATGGCTTCAACAAAAGTATGCTGGAGAGAAGATCAGCATTCGACATTCTGTTGGTGGTAGCGGAGATCGTCGCGCACAGCAATGGCTCGGTTAA